Sequence from the Rutidosis leptorrhynchoides isolate AG116_Rl617_1_P2 chromosome 3, CSIRO_AGI_Rlap_v1, whole genome shotgun sequence genome:
CAAGGTGAAGGTATCGCGACTACAAACATAAAAAAACAATCGACGATATACCAATGGGGGATGATACTCACACACTCAATACCTTCTTGTGTCTTTTTAGAGTGTTTTCTACAGTGACATACTTTTTTCATGACTAACTGTTAAATTATCGTCACATCCCCACTTTCTTTTCAGGATTGAATTCAGAACTAAACACCATCAATgctatattttcttaatattttaattatattttttatgTTATTTTTTAGTTGtataatcaaataaatataattatttaaagtaTAAACACTTATTAGATAAAACTAAATTTTCAtcttaactaatagacaaaagttatgaatagtacaaggggcattttcgacttttcaccttttttttaattttaactaaattttattttaccaacaaaggcccccacatttttttgaaaaattcaaatcgaccccccaaacagggggtaaagtgtcaaataaccattttcataaaaaatcttaaataaactccacccaaatattcaacgggtcatatcttctcgctcgcaacgagttaaatttttccgacaccatcgttaaactcgaaataattttaggaacacaatgtcactagctatacgcaaaacggacgctttttaaaaaacgctaaatatttggggtacttttcatacacgttgattttgcgttaaatttttaaaagtcgacaatttcaaagcgaaacgcggagatgcacatatattgttaatttaaaataacatttaaatctctcacgggttataccttttagttcgactcgagttgcgcttcaacgacatcatcgttagccacaaaataattttactaaacgcaataaaatacattaaaaatcgaaccccggcGAAGCAAGGGTTCAATAACTAGTTTTCATCAAAAACTAAgaagattacaataaataactaCTTTAAAACGTTACGATGATAATTAAAATGCgacataaattaaaataaaatactagaaactaaacaatcaaactactcgtcttcATCCGAAGCTTCCAATTCTTTCGCATATCTTTTCTTAATTTTCACCCGAGCCCTCATCATCATGTCGTATTCGTCGTGCGACACCGGTTTGGAAAGAAGCTTCAAACCTTTGAACATTGTCGCATGTCGCTATCTTCACATACCTTTTCCAAGGCTCAATTCGCCGCTAGTTGTGAAGCTTCGGCGGATTGAGCTATCTTTAATCGTACTTCATCGGATGACATACGGCTCGCGGCATCCGATGAGTACAAATCCCCTTGACTTTTAGCTCGACTTGGAGTGCGTCGGATTGAGTCTTGATCCTTAAACAAATTTTCAAATTGCCTTGGATCCGGGTTCGTGCTTGAGTTCGGGATGGAACTTTCATCGGTTAAATTAATTGGTATAGAGAGATGATACCTACACACCAGTTTTTGATCCATAAATACTTTTTACCATTAACTTGCAATTATATTCTTAAATTTATCACGGATTTAAACCTCTACTATTGTAATTAAGTACATAATAATAGGTCATGTGTGTACGAATTAATATTGAGTTGAGTGTCTCACTATCATCCCGAAGAAAAAAAAGATAAGCACCCATAAACACACTTTTTACATGTATTTCAAATTTTAAATTAGTACAGGTAAAAAAACTCGTGACTCCATACCTAATTCAACAACTCTTCACTTTCATCAAGTCTCCACCAAATCATTTGTTCACCGACTCAAATGGAATTGTTTCAAGGTATTATTTCTGTAATATTTTCCCTCAATTgcatgtttaattgtttaattatcagTATTTGTTTTCTAGGGTTTTTGCTTAAGATGGTTCAACAACTGATAAATAGTAACATCGATTCTGGTATCAGCCATTTATAGCTTATACATTTACGTGTATACATAAACCATTCCAAGGTAGCTcaagtggttggggccctgagatcGAGGTTtcaggttcaattcttggggtggccagggaatggttggaaacagccagggagtattcctgatgggctgcgtacactagagtatggggtTGGATTACTCGCCtttcccgggtaacccgaacagggaaaaccttacaactttcAACTTTCATTTACGTGTATACATGTACATTCaatttttttaatttaaattcATATCCATACCCATTGATAACTTTGGTAAAGGTATTTATGTGTCTTTTGCCTTCATATGTTTCCTGTATTAATTTGTTTGTAACATTTTTTAAGCCGATGTAGAATTTTTTTTTATCTACTGTAAGTAACCTTGTATATGGATTCATTTGCTAATGTAGTTTGCAAACTAATAAAGGATTGATATTACTTCTGCACTAATTTTGTTTAACCATATTTGTATTGCTGAGGTTTGGTTGGTTATTGTTAATATGTAAGGTCAATAATTGTGTGCACACTGTTTATTTTCTTAATAAGGGAATGCTACTTGTTTTCAATCAAATTAAGCATGTATATGTATTCTGTTATTTGTTTTAATAATATCCTTTGGTAAAGGTATTTTCATACTCGTCACATATATTAATGTGCTGTTTGTATTTTTGTTTATTTTGTGTATCTCCTCTTTATCGTGATTTAGGCAACTGTTCTAACATATGTGTTCTTTGCAATGCACTTTTCAGATGCTGCAGAAACACAATCAAAGAAGAAAAAAGACTAGCACAATACTGCAAGGTAACTGTAGCAAATGTATTTTGAAGTGTTTATTGCAGTCTCAGTTGCAGAATACATAAGGAAAAGGAACTTTCAATTTCTTTTTAAATTGTTTGATTTAAATGTTAAATTAGTTGTATTACTGAGATtttgattattatatatttataattaaggtTTAACCCTTTATCGATGGACGTTTGGTCGGGTGTGGTTGTCGGATATGAAAGAAATAGGATTACATGCGTTTAACCTCAACCCTTTACCTCCGATTCATTTTCCTGTGATGCCGTTGGAGGTAGCGTTATGGTTGCTGCCTGTCGGCACTAGCATCGCCGCCGGTGCCATCGTGGCCACCGCCCAGGTATTTTGCCTGTTTTTTTTCTTTGAGAACGAAATCGTAAACACGTTAGTTGTATTATTTTTTTCTTCGTGAAGAAGATATTACGAAGGATAATATGATGAAAAAAAAGAATAACTATATGCCAAAATTGTATAGGTTGAAAATTGTTTAAATGTTGTTACGCATATTGACACATGCAAGAAGTTTAAACTAACAATGAGATATATCTCACTAATACTACTTATATGGAGGAACTTTTACTCCGTTTGTTGATATCTATGATACATATTGAGGGTAATATTCAATTTCTGTTGTTTTCATTCCAGAATGCCATTTACAAAAATGCAGCAAAGTAATATGTAAGTTCGTCATTCATCTTTCCACATCAATCATATCTACATTAATAAATGTTTGCTTAACTGAGTATCATCATACTCTTTACCTTATAAAGTGTTTCAATATAGTTGCATTTTTCTGAAATTGTGAATTTTTCATAGGATTTTTTTTCATCTACTAATGGTATAGACTGATTGGTTGTTGACATGATGCAGCTTGCTCCCTTTGATCCTGCAAATTAAAGGAAAAAACGATTTTTATCCATGATCATTCAGGTGGTTCGATGGAACAATTGCTTATCAAGTGATCATTCCTACTATATACTGTTACCCAACATTACCAAAGTTACATCTATGTGTGTTCGTTCACTCAATACATATTAGATCTTTTATGTGTATCATTATCGATTGCGTTTAATCTTAGGTTTATTAATGACAATTTCTGAAGCTCTTAAATATGCTTGATGCTATTGTGCAATCAGGACTCGATTTCGTTAGAACGTTATCTGAAACTATTTTTTGGAGTAATATTGGTAGTAACTGGTAGTTGTCTAATTAATTTATCACCACTTTCTTATGTATTTTTTAACTTTGTTTGAAGTCTACTTGTGAAAACCTGATGGTATTATTTGTTATTTGTTGTTTGGTATGCATCCTTTTTGTTGTGTTCTATGTTGCTTCTCTTTTGCGGTTATGCAAGTATCTACGGATTACACGAAGACAATCACAGGTATAAACAAATACATTAATACTGTGAGGAACACCTTCTAACAACAAATATTATGCAGATACTGCTTCAAAGCCTACTTTTCAGATGGTTGGGGGACTCACTTTTTATATAGACCAGCAAACCGAACTCATATGCGAGCCATGCTGGTCACTAATATCAAAAATCCTCCCTGACAACCACCATAAAGAAATACCACCACCCGTGAAAGCACTGGAAGAGCACATACTACAAATTCACTATGGCTCCTCATACAACAAGCAAACAAGCAAGGGAGATTTTACCGTAGACACGGAAAACACAGGTAATACTTGAACGAGAACTTATCACATATATTATCCCAAAACAAACAGCTAAACACATCAAAACAAATCCTTACAGGAATAACAACTCTTGAAGCCTTTTTATCATCGACCAGCAATAGACCGGACGATAGCAAGACGCAAACAAAACGATCCGACCCATTTGAGCCAAGTAATTTACTAGATACTACTACGTAAACAAGTCACTACTATTTGACGAAATCCTAAACCCACAATAACCAAATCTTATACACTGCAGATACGCCCGCAAAAGACTTAAAACCCAAAAACCCTAGAAACACGGTCAATATAATACTTTTttgtaattaattaaatatttaataaataattaCAAGTATCTGAACATATGTTACAATACAATCCCTATTCAACATCCTGGTATGACTATTGCAGTACAGTTTAATCCAAGGCTGTTGGGTAGTGAAGCTCTGTGTACATCaacgattaatattattattatattctatatCTTGTGAAAAATTAAGGAAAATGGAATTCCTTACCTTGCAGATCAGGTCGCCTGTGTAAAATACGTCATACACCTAAAAACATATAACaaaaattatattacatatataattaatacatgtgTTTGTTCTCACCTCAGAAACACCACCGACGTCCAAGGGAAGCCCAAGAACGTATAAATTTGTGCTTTTCTGGGAGTGAACCAATTCTTGAGGAGTCTTTTTACGCCTCCCATTAGCATTAGAACTTTCACCAACAAGCATCCgtctccttttattattattagaactttcACCAACAAATGATGAAGGGGCAGGAGCATGGGCTTTTCCATTAAATAGTAGATGAGTTAAAGTATGAGAGAactaacttttcctttagatattctAGTTGTTTAATTAGCTTTAAATTGTAAAAGTTAGTTCTCTTATAGTTTGACTCATCCAATATTTAAAGAGTGAATCCATGTTCCAGCATTGTTGCCAGTTGTTGATAAAAGTTCAATGCTAATGGGAAGCATATGCTTGTTGGTGAAAGTTCTGATGCTAATGGGAGGTGTAAAAGGACTCCTTAAGAATGATTCATTCCAAAAAAACACAAATTTATACGTTCTTGGGATTCCCATATATGTCATTGCTTTTGAGATGAGAACACACACATGTATTAGTGTATATGTAATATAATTTTTGTTATATGTTTTCAGGTGTATGACGTAATTCGCAAAGGTGGCCCGATCTGCAAGGTAAGGAATCCCATTTGCAGATCGGGATCCCATTTTTCTTGTTTTTTCACAAGATAAaaatataaagtataatatttaatCGTTTCACATGATGTACATAGGACTTCACTATCCAACAGCCGTGGATTAAATTGTATCGGAATAGTCATATACCGGGTTATTGAATGGGGATTGTATTGTAACATATGTTCAGGTACCCGTAATTACTTATTAAATATTTAATGAACTTTTATAATAACATTATTGCTGACCGAAGCTAGCATGTAATTTCGATTGTATAATACTAGGTATAACATATCGTGATCCGTATTGAACACTATATATGTACTACAAATCacgtaatatataaaaaaatagggGCTGGCCGCTGCATTGCATCGCGCGACTGACCTTTTGCTTGTTTGGTTAAATTATCACCTTTTATGAGTAAGGTACAACTAACAAGTATAAGATGTTCTTTTGTTTTAGATTACTCGTATATATGATTATTCATTTTTACAATTTAATCAAGATTATCTTGTGATCATTTCTTTGGCTATTTCAAGAGTTGTTGGTAAGTTCGTTTTTGATCATTTCTTTGGCCATTTCaagagttgttggtaagtttaaacACAGACTTCTAATGAAAATGGTAAGTTTCTGAAGAGTAAGCTCGAGTTAAACAAAAGTTATCGCTATTTTTTATACTTTTGGCTTTGTAAGCTTGGGTTAGATAGTCAGATGAGCAACCACCTAAGCATCTATGCTCTCTAAAACCAACTCTTCTTGCACATCTGCTTACATACTGGCCAGTGTTATATTATTCGGGCCTTTGAGAGTTTATTGCCTTTGCGGCCGAAAATCTAGGCATGGTTTAATGTCCTTGTAGGCTCGTTGATTGGGCGTTTGTTGGCTGTTTTGGCGTGTTTGTCTTTTTGGTTGCATGTTTTTGTTTAGTTTTTTCTTTGTCTTCCTTTGGTTGTTGCTAGCTTAGGTCATGTTTGTTGTCTCGTATTTTAGTCCGGTTAGGCTCGATCCTAGATAGTGGTTGCATTTAGTTTAGTTTTGTTTAGGTTTTATAGTTTCGAGCCTTGTTGTTTTGTTGTTTGTAATCCTCTTTAGTTCATTGTTAAAAAGTTTTCGTTTTTTGGGAAAAAAATCCAACCAATTAATTATTAGGTACCTATTATGTGTGTCCTTCCCACAGTAATTGACGGTATAAACATCGTCACTAAAGTCAAATATTAGGTTTACTTTGAGATgaagaattatacattatcttaaatattaaaaatacatcatagTATTAAGAGAGGTTCTAAATTTATAATAAATGcctaaatttaaatatatgaaatattCACAcgcctatatatatatacataccataAATGATTGTCATACGTACCTATATGCATACAACATCAACTTGTACACGAACGATAAAAGGTGAGTAAGTTGTGTTGGAGAGTAAGAGCACATGCAACACGAATCACTACTTATTTTAACAAGTGTATATGTTAGTTCCTTGCACGTGCCCTGCTTCTCCAACAAAAGTCACTCACCTACATATATTATATATCTCGAATTTCACAAACAATAATAGACACGTCGACCACTAAAAGAGTGAAAAAGTGATTGAgtttgtagtagtagtagttgttgtctTAGATAGTCGTGCATATTTATAGTTGCCAGCAAAAGGTGTTTAAGGTAGATGATGATAGTGTGGAGTATAAGGTAGTTTATGTTGTGTGGGACCAACACAATGATATCACATGGGTATATAAGAAAACTTGTAACATGTGCTTTCATGAATCATGATGTAGCTACAAGACACGATAACTGCTGGCGGGTTTGTAGGGTTGGAGCGTGGGGTGATAACGTAAGGATTcatgttaatatacatatatatttgcatTTATAGTTTTATGCACATGTGTTTTATACATATAAGAAATAAGAAATCAATGTGGTGAAAATATATTTGTTTGACTCTCGTGTTAGACCAATCCTAACCCGGCGTGAGATGAAGGGCGTCAGACATGCTAGCAGTTAGTTTTGATGGCGGTGACTAGTGGTAGAACTTGAACCCGAGTACAGATGGGGcgggtgtaaaaatttaataaatttttaatTGTCGGCAGGGAAAAACACTGAAAAAACCTTATTTATTAGTAAAATTTTCaattttttagtaaaaaaaaatttcCCGTTAAATCCAGGTGGGGATGATAGCCCCTCCGGAGTACACCATATTCCGCCACTGGCGGTGACGCCAGGTAACCGGGCGTTAGTTTTTGACGTCAACCGGCGTTGGTCATGGTTGCGAGGGAATATTGAATCTTGGGTGTGAGTTTATTTTCATGCGATTATAATTCACCACACatttatatatactccgtatttaatTTATTTTACTCCACCAATTTCCAAtcatattttaccacatcactTAAAATCTTTAATTCACTCAATTTCAACACTCGCTTTTATTTAACTTTAGTTAGGAACTTGCTTTTTCATCAAAAAACGCATCATCTGACTCCACGTCACAATGAGGGTTAAAAGTGGTCTTAGTAAAATATGGTTTtcatatacaaacttatatttccTCCATCCAAAATTAATTGTCCACATTACTACCTATATATATCTCAAAATATTTGTTCAGTAATTTAACTTTCTAGTTTTCCCTTAATCATTacttccaataattcatatattaaaTAAATTCAGTTAAACTTACTTTAGAATAACCATTAAAATCATTGAACTCTCTAGTTTTTCCTTAATCATTACTtccaataattaatatattaaataaattcagTTGAACTTACTTTTAAATTAATACAATGACTAAACTGACATTTATCATATTTATCTTAAATATTAACAAAATTCTCCAATACACTCTTTTAGGGACGGAAAAAGTAATATTAACAACATTATACATTGTTATTACAAAGATAAGAATGTCGAGTATGATGATCGAGCTTATAAGCACGATTTCTTAGAATCGCAACACCTATCTTCGACAGTCACTATCGATACAAACATGACAGCGTTAGCTAAAGAAGCGTAAGTATAAACAGTGTCATTCCTAACAACATTTTGTACTGATAATTGTAGATTAGACGATCATAAACTAGTACGTGTTGGCGTTATAATATACTTGCAAGAGGTTGCAAGAGGTTCGAAAGTTCAAACTTTACAAGTAGTAAATCGTTAGGTGTCTAGCTAAGGTTAATATAAGTGATTACTTAATAACCCGATTCGATCGTGTATATTTGATTAAAAATGCCAGTCTTTCTCGGGTAACTTGTAAAGCCAGAAACAAAGAAAGATATAAAAAGGCAGAAACAAAAAAGACTTTAACAATGTTATGTTACGATTATAAGAGCCAGAGTCCAACGTAATCATATTATCATGTCTTTTACTTCAAGCAATAAAGTGACCTCATGTATATACTTAATttgaaaaaataaattaaaataatataaatacaacCATTTTTCAGTATATTACAAACTAGATTCTCGATAAGTCATACTACCATCATAGTAATGTAGTGATGTAGATTCCATGAGATTTGAGGGGTAGAGTTGGCGTGTTGAGATGCATTAGAATTTACTTGTTCATAAATAGCAAAACTGTAAAAACAAGCATAGTACTATTGTAATTCAAGGTTCACTGCCAAGAATTGCCAATAGTGCCCCCTTTACAACAATGCATGCGCTTGACTTGCTATACAGCTCAAACATCCTTAAATATACAAATAAAAAATCTTGCTTAGCTATTTATGATGTGTCtgtttacctcttaattgaatggttcagcGTTGAATGCTGAACGACTGAACTATTAAGCACCATCGTTAAATTAATGCAAAAAACTTATAGTACACGGGGTGGTTATTTTCTAAAAAGTGATTAATTCTTATTAATGTACAAGTTTTCATGCATGTCTTAAATTAGCATTTTCCATTTTTTATTTGTATTTGTGGTATTGTTTGTGAGTAATTGCCTTGGTAAGTGTTAATTTTTGGGATTCTTGGGTGGGTGGGCTTTGGATCATCCTGAGTTTGCTGATGAAGAGTAgcccattatattatattatattatattatactttacAATAATTGGGCT
This genomic interval carries:
- the LOC139899408 gene encoding uncharacterized protein, yielding MHPFCCVLCCFSFAVMQVSTDYTKTITDTASKPTFQMVGGLTFYIDQQTELICEPCWSLISKILPDNHHKEIPPPVKALEEHILQIHYGSSYNKQTSKGDFTVDTENTGV